Sequence from the Fictibacillus arsenicus genome:
GGAGGAGCTATGATACCGCTGTTGACACTTGGTATTCCAGGTTCCGGAACCACCGCTATCTTAATGGGTGCCCTAATCATGTACAATGTGCAGCCAGGTCCGTTATTATTCAGTGACCATCCTGATGTAGCCTGGGGACTCATCGCAAGTATGTTTATAGGAAATTTGATGCTTTTAATTTTAAACATGCCCCTCGTAAAGGTATTTGCAAAGATTATTGAAACACCTCCAAAATATCTGCTGCCCATAATTATTGCTATATCTGTTTTCGGAGTTTATGCGGTCCAAGTAACAACCTTTGATCTTTATTTACTGATTGGATTTGGATTAGCGGGTTATTTATTAGCGAAGAACGATTATCCGCTCGCACCTCTTGTACTTGGTCTTGTTTTAGGACCGATGATTGAGAATAATATGAGACGTGCATTAACTACATCAAATGGAGATTTTATAGTTTTTATCGAGAATCCTATCTCAGCTATTTTTCTTGTCTGTGCTGTATTATGGATTTTAGTACCTTTCTTGCTAAAGTTAAAAGGGAAAAATGTAGTTGTTAATGTAGAAGGATAAAACAAGAGTGAAAGAGAAGACTTTCTAAATCAGGAAAGTTTTTTCTATTTTCAGGGGGAAACAAATGAAACTGCAAACAAAGTTAATGATCATCAGCGGCTCCCTCATCTTTATAGTGGTCGTTATCTTAGCTCTTCTTTTTCAGGTGATGTTTGTAAATACGATAAAAGATCAGATCGGTCAAAGAGCGCTAAGTGTTGCAAATACGGTAAGCAGCAATCCATTAGTTATAGAAGCATTTGAAGAAGTTGATCCTTCTCAAAGAATACAGCCTTATGCTGAAGAAATAAGGAAGAAAACAGGCGCACAGTATGTTGTTGTTGGAAATAAGGAAGGAATCCGGTATTCTCATCCTCTTCCTGAACGCATCGGAAAAAAGATGGTAGGAGGCGATAATGAATTCGCCTTGTCAGGAGAACCAAGTATTACAGAAGCAACTGGCTCTCTTGGGCCAGCAGTAAGAGGTAAATCTCCCATTATAAACGATGAGGATAAAATCATTGGACTCGTTTCAGTTGGTTTTTTGACTACTAGTATCAATGAAATTATCTGGCCCTATAAATTAAAAATTTTACTTATTGGGATATTCACTCTTTCTTTAGGAATTATAGGATCCATATTGATAGCAAAAGGAGTTAAAAAAGCGACACACGGTTTGGAACCAAAAGAAATAGGTTTATTGTATAAAGAAAAAAGTGCTATTCTCGAAGCCATCAGAGAAGGAGTAATCGCAATCAACCGTGATGGTGATATAACGATGGTTAATCATACAGCATTACAGATGCTTGAAAGAGATACAGACGATTTAATAGGGAGCAATATATTAAAAGTTATACCAAACTCTAGACTCTTGGATGTTATATCAAATGGGAGCAGTGAGTTTGATGAACAAATGAAGCTTGGAAACAGCAATGTTGTAGCAAATCGTGTTCCTATTACGGATGATAGAGGTGATGTAATAGGTGCAGTAGCTACTTTTCGAAACAAAAACGAACTTTATAGACTTAATGAAGAACTGGCACAAGTTAAAGGATATAGCGAAGGCTTGCGGGCACAAACTCACGAATTTTCAAATAAATTGTATTTAATCTCAGGATTAATACAATTGGAGTCCTACCAGGAAGCTCTCGATGTTATATCAAAGGAATCAGATGTACATCAGAGCTTTGCTAAGTTCATCATGAAACGAATTTCTGATCCTTACATAGGAGGTTTGCTGATTGGGAAGTTTAATCGCTCAATCGAACTCAAAGTACCTTTTTCAATTGATCCATCAAGTACGTTTAAAGATATTCCTGAAACAATAGATAGACAATTACTTGTTACGATTATTGGGAATTTGGTGGATAATGCAATGGATGCTGCTGTTAAAAGCAAAGAAAATGAAAGTGGCGTTAAGATATGCCTTTCGGATATGGGAAATCAATTATTAATCGAGATTGAGGATGACGGAGAAGGAATTCCGCCTTCAATCGCTAATAAGTTATACCAAAAGGGATTTTCCACAAAAGGGTCTGACCGAGGTTATGGTTTATATTTGGTTCATCAATCTGTGGATCAATTAATTGGGGAGATTTTTTATGAAAGAACAAAAGGGAACTCGACCCTTTTTACAGTTATTATCCCGAAAGAATAGAGGTTAACAAATATCATGCGTTCATGGGAAATATTTATTGTAGAAGACGACATCCGTATCGCTGAGATTAACCGTAGATTTGTAGAAAAGATGGATGGTTTTTCCGTATGCGGCATTGCACTTAATGAAGAAGAAGCGAAAGAACAAATATCAATCCTTAAACCTGATCTAGTAATTTTAGACATCTATTTTCCAGATATGAATGGATTAGACTTATTACACTGGATTCGGAGCGAATTTCGTGGAATAGAAGTAATAATGGTAACAGCAGCTACAGAAGCTGAAACATTAAAAAATGCAATAGAAGATGGTATCTTTGACTATATTATAAAGCCTGTTATTTTTCAAAGATTTAAAGAAACCTTATTAAAATTTCATGAATATAAATTGTCCATTCAGCAAATAGCGGCTTCAAATGAACTAAACCAAAGTATAATAGATTCTATCTTAAAAAGGGAAAAGACAGAGAGTGAAACTTCTTACTTACCCAAAGGAATCGATCGAATTACATTAGATAAGGTCATATCAATTCTAACGTGTAATAAAATCGGCTACACAGCAGAAGACCTCGGTCAGCTGATTGGAGCAAGCCGTACAACCGCTAGAAGGTATTTAGAATACTTAGTCTCAGAACAAAAAGTATCTGCAGACATTTCATATGGTGGCGTAGGCAGGCCAGAAAGAATCTATAAATATACTAAATAAATCAAGTGATTACTTACATAAGCAATTTCTCATTAGAGGGGTTGCTTTCATTATGTTATAAAACTCGTAACAACTCTTGTGTTTAATGTATAATAACTGTTATAGATTCAAAGTTGAAAGAGAGTGAATAGAATGGGTCGTAAGTGGAATAACATTAAAGAGAAAAAAGCATCAAAAGACGCGAATACGAGTAGAATTTATGCTAAATTCGGCCGTGAAATTTACGTTGCAGCAAAACAAGGTGAGCCTGATCCTGAATCAAATCAGTCATTAAAAGTCGTTCTTGAACGAGCAAAAACATACAGTGTTCCTAAAACAATTATTGACCGTGCTATTGAAAAAGCAAAAGGCGGCTCAGATGAAAACTATGATGAGCTCCGTTATGAAGGCTTCGGTCCAAATGGTTCAATGGTGATTGTGGATACACTCACTAATAATGTTAATCGCACGGTAGCAGAAGTTCGGTCAGCATTTAATAAAAACGGCGGAAACATGGGAGTTTCCGGTGCTGTGGCTTATATGTTTGATGCAACAGCTGTAATTGGACTTGAAGGTAAGACATCTGATGAAGTATTGGAATTATTGTTAGAAGCTGATTTAGATGTACGTGATGTCATTGAAGAAGATGAAGCTGTGATCGTTTATGCAGAACCTGATCAATTTCATGCTGTCCAAGAGGTTTTTAAGAATGCCGGCATAACAGAATTTTCAGTTGCAGAGCTTACAATGCTTGCACAGAACGATTTGACCCTTCCTGAAGACGCACAAGTCCAGTTTGAGAAGCTGATCGACGCTTTAGAAGATCTTGAAGATGTTCAGCAAGTCTATCATAACGTTGATTTAGGAGAATAATAAGATGGAAACTGACTTGAAAGGAAAGAAATATGTCCTTGCAGAGTCAGTTTTTCTTTTTTGTGGTTAATTAAAAAGGGTGATCCTGTAAAAGTACTCTGTTTTGAGCGAAGAAATTGATTATTGAGCGTATCACATGAATGTTGAGCGGTAAGGGATGTATTCTGAGCGTAGAGGTGTGTGTTCTGAGCGTAGATAAATTTTTTTGAGCGAACGTGTAACAAATAAAAGAACACATACCGTAAATAGCTGATTCATCTACTACTTTTATTAAAAAGGCTGTTTCCCAATCTATGAGAAAAAAGCCATAAAAAACAGCAACCCTTATTTTGGTTGCTGTCTTATAATTAACATACAAATTGTAATGATAACAAAACCCATTAATGCTAGCAGCGGGATTGTAATAAAGCCAAGCCAGTTAATATATTGTCCCGAACACGGCACCCCTGAAGAACACGTTTCAAAAGCTTTAAGTGCGGGTATTTTTTGCAGTGCATAATGATAACCAGAAACAAACACCCCAAGGATTGATAACGGCAAAATATAGCGGGTTATTCTAAAATCTTGATGATAAAAAGCAATTCCTAACAAAATAACCATTGGGTACATAAGAATCCGCTGATACCAGCAAAACGTGCACGGTACAAATTGGAGTACTTCACTAAAATATAAACTTCCCAGAGATGCAATTACAGATGCCATCCAGGCGATCAACAAGGGTTTACTCGTCACCTTTATTTACTCTCCTTCGCCGCATCTTCAACCATTTTCTGAAGATCCCCAAATGAATTTCCTTCGAATTTTTTACCATTTACGAAAAGGGTAGGTGTTCCTGTTACTCCAAGGTCATTTACAAGCGCCTCATCGGTTTCCACTGCCTTTTCACTCGCATCATTTTCGAAATTTCCACTGACCTTTTTTACATTCTCATCTGTCGTAACTTCACTCAAAGTTTCATTTAAGAACTTCTCTGTGAAAACGTCTTTCCGCTCAAGACTTTGATCATCAGGCTGCTTTTCATAAAGCAGTTTATGAAATTTCCAAAAAGTCTCGTTTCCTAACTCTTTATAAACCGTTTCACCAAAAAGTGCTGATCTTTCTGAATCAACATTAATAAAGGGATAGTTTAAGAAAAAGAATTTAACTTTCCCTGTCTGTATAAGTTCTTTATCAATTAAAGGGAAGAAGGATTCATTGAAGTTTTTGCAGACAGGACATTTGTAATCTCCAAACTCTATGATATTAACTGGTGCATTTTCATCTCCTAGGTAAGGCTGGTTTTCATAGGTGATGGCGGATTCCTCAGTATTTTTATTAAAGCTGCCCGTCAACATAAAAACAGCTAGTCCGACTGTAACAATTCCTATAATTATAAAAAGCCAGACATGAGAATTACTCTTCTTTGATACTTTAACATTTGTATTTTTCTTTTTTTGTTTACCCATTGTTCACCTCAAAGTTTGTAGTTTCACTAAAT
This genomic interval carries:
- a CDS encoding ATP-binding protein; the encoded protein is MKLQTKLMIISGSLIFIVVVILALLFQVMFVNTIKDQIGQRALSVANTVSSNPLVIEAFEEVDPSQRIQPYAEEIRKKTGAQYVVVGNKEGIRYSHPLPERIGKKMVGGDNEFALSGEPSITEATGSLGPAVRGKSPIINDEDKIIGLVSVGFLTTSINEIIWPYKLKILLIGIFTLSLGIIGSILIAKGVKKATHGLEPKEIGLLYKEKSAILEAIREGVIAINRDGDITMVNHTALQMLERDTDDLIGSNILKVIPNSRLLDVISNGSSEFDEQMKLGNSNVVANRVPITDDRGDVIGAVATFRNKNELYRLNEELAQVKGYSEGLRAQTHEFSNKLYLISGLIQLESYQEALDVISKESDVHQSFAKFIMKRISDPYIGGLLIGKFNRSIELKVPFSIDPSSTFKDIPETIDRQLLVTIIGNLVDNAMDAAVKSKENESGVKICLSDMGNQLLIEIEDDGEGIPPSIANKLYQKGFSTKGSDRGYGLYLVHQSVDQLIGEIFYERTKGNSTLFTVIIPKE
- a CDS encoding disulfide oxidoreductase, whose product is MTSKPLLIAWMASVIASLGSLYFSEVLQFVPCTFCWYQRILMYPMVILLGIAFYHQDFRITRYILPLSILGVFVSGYHYALQKIPALKAFETCSSGVPCSGQYINWLGFITIPLLALMGFVIITICMLIIRQQPK
- a CDS encoding DsbA family protein; translation: MGKQKKKNTNVKVSKKSNSHVWLFIIIGIVTVGLAVFMLTGSFNKNTEESAITYENQPYLGDENAPVNIIEFGDYKCPVCKNFNESFFPLIDKELIQTGKVKFFFLNYPFINVDSERSALFGETVYKELGNETFWKFHKLLYEKQPDDQSLERKDVFTEKFLNETLSEVTTDENVKKVSGNFENDASEKAVETDEALVNDLGVTGTPTLFVNGKKFEGNSFGDLQKMVEDAAKESK
- a CDS encoding YebC/PmpR family DNA-binding transcriptional regulator, translated to MGRKWNNIKEKKASKDANTSRIYAKFGREIYVAAKQGEPDPESNQSLKVVLERAKTYSVPKTIIDRAIEKAKGGSDENYDELRYEGFGPNGSMVIVDTLTNNVNRTVAEVRSAFNKNGGNMGVSGAVAYMFDATAVIGLEGKTSDEVLELLLEADLDVRDVIEEDEAVIVYAEPDQFHAVQEVFKNAGITEFSVAELTMLAQNDLTLPEDAQVQFEKLIDALEDLEDVQQVYHNVDLGE
- a CDS encoding response regulator; translated protein: MRSWEIFIVEDDIRIAEINRRFVEKMDGFSVCGIALNEEEAKEQISILKPDLVILDIYFPDMNGLDLLHWIRSEFRGIEVIMVTAATEAETLKNAIEDGIFDYIIKPVIFQRFKETLLKFHEYKLSIQQIAASNELNQSIIDSILKREKTESETSYLPKGIDRITLDKVISILTCNKIGYTAEDLGQLIGASRTTARRYLEYLVSEQKVSADISYGGVGRPERIYKYTK